The following proteins come from a genomic window of Microbacterium sp. JZ31:
- a CDS encoding sensor histidine kinase — protein sequence MTVLALGLMAAGIGTVPILRESLLNNIKTSLTQLAGTAVGEQLFNISSDGADGPQFTPKANAPRIDYYVAVYGPDGSLLATAGGQGPDRPRPSFPATFATDYAYSHQGTIIQLPGVTKDDAQFYAAFAVQQFQGSNRIFTQMVALPLEEVDSVVATYFGIFFLVAIVTIIGGALLTRWAVTLTFRRFGQVEATAMSIASGDFSQRLSDIEPRTEIGRLKSAINTMLDRIDVAIAERDATVRQMRRFVGDASHELRTPLVSVRGYAELYRMGAIQGPEDTARAMERIEKEAIRMGVLVEDLLALARLDEKRELDIQPLDLRPIARDAALDVRVAEPGRTVTVVDTTIEALTGPISLSRPEESAAQAPASETARRRPRSLTAATESLSSLLRRRPKAPGEPMTGEVPAAPEQDAASDGEQPAFPALDFTVPQSMRPVAVPPVVQGEENRVRQVVANLLGNARRFSPEGSPIEIEVGVDVAAQMGWIAVVDHGEGVPEAIRRQIFERFWRADSSRARETGGSGLGLAIVASIVEALHGTVEVLDTPGGGATFRVAFPLAPRSDDELSLAETRPVPRLRAGDAPTAG from the coding sequence GTGACCGTGCTCGCACTCGGTCTCATGGCCGCCGGCATCGGCACCGTGCCGATCCTGCGCGAATCGCTCCTGAACAACATCAAGACGTCGCTGACGCAGCTCGCGGGCACCGCCGTGGGCGAGCAGCTGTTCAACATCTCCTCGGACGGCGCCGACGGACCGCAGTTCACGCCCAAGGCCAACGCCCCGCGCATCGACTACTACGTCGCGGTCTACGGCCCGGACGGGTCGCTCCTGGCGACCGCGGGCGGGCAGGGCCCCGACCGACCGCGCCCGAGCTTCCCGGCCACGTTCGCCACCGACTACGCGTACTCGCATCAGGGCACGATCATCCAGCTGCCCGGCGTCACGAAGGACGACGCGCAGTTCTACGCCGCGTTCGCCGTGCAGCAGTTCCAGGGCAGCAACCGCATCTTCACGCAGATGGTCGCCCTGCCGCTGGAGGAGGTCGACAGCGTCGTCGCGACGTACTTCGGCATCTTCTTCCTCGTGGCGATCGTCACGATCATCGGCGGCGCGCTGCTGACCCGATGGGCCGTGACGCTGACGTTCCGGCGGTTCGGGCAGGTGGAGGCCACGGCGATGTCCATCGCGTCCGGCGACTTCAGCCAGCGCCTGAGCGACATCGAGCCCCGCACCGAGATCGGGCGCCTGAAGTCCGCGATCAACACGATGCTCGACCGGATCGACGTCGCGATCGCCGAGCGCGACGCGACCGTGCGGCAGATGCGACGCTTCGTGGGCGACGCGAGCCACGAGCTGCGCACGCCGCTCGTGAGCGTGCGCGGCTACGCCGAGCTGTACCGGATGGGCGCCATCCAGGGTCCGGAGGACACCGCGCGCGCGATGGAGCGGATCGAGAAGGAGGCGATCCGGATGGGCGTGCTCGTCGAGGACCTCCTGGCCCTCGCGCGCCTCGATGAGAAGCGCGAGCTCGACATTCAGCCGCTCGATCTCCGCCCGATCGCGCGAGACGCCGCGCTGGATGTGCGCGTGGCGGAGCCCGGCCGCACCGTGACGGTCGTGGACACGACGATCGAGGCGCTGACGGGGCCCATCTCGCTGTCGAGGCCCGAGGAGTCGGCCGCGCAGGCCCCGGCGTCCGAGACCGCGCGCCGGCGCCCGCGCTCGCTCACCGCCGCGACCGAGAGCCTCTCGTCGCTGCTGCGCCGCAGGCCGAAGGCGCCCGGCGAGCCGATGACCGGCGAGGTGCCGGCGGCGCCGGAGCAGGACGCGGCCTCGGACGGCGAGCAGCCGGCCTTCCCCGCGCTCGACTTCACCGTGCCGCAGTCGATGCGCCCGGTCGCCGTGCCGCCCGTCGTGCAGGGCGAGGAGAACCGGGTGCGCCAGGTCGTCGCCAACCTCCTCGGCAACGCGCGCCGGTTCAGCCCGGAGGGCTCGCCGATCGAGATCGAGGTCGGCGTGGACGTCGCCGCGCAGATGGGCTGGATCGCCGTCGTCGACCACGGCGAGGGCGTGCCCGAGGCGATCCGCCGGCAGATCTTCGAACGCTTCTGGCGCGCCGACTCGTCGCGCGCCCGCGAGACGGGCGGCAGCGGACTGGGGCTCGCGATCGTCGCGTCGATCGTCGAGGCGCTGCACGGAACGGTGGAGGTGCTCGACACCCCGGGCGGCGGCGCCACGTTCCGCGTCGCGTTCCCGCTGGCACCGCGGTCGGACGACGAGCTGAGCCTCGCCGAGACCCGTCCGGTGCCGCGGCTGCGCGCGGGCGACGCACCGACCGCCGGCTGA
- a CDS encoding WXG100 family type VII secretion target: MAIFSVDTEAVSAANGQTLNTAEQIRGLTATLTGQLAQLESTWSGASAGAFQSALTQWKSAQQSVEQALDSLGRALGVASAHYAEAERLTSGMFR; encoded by the coding sequence ATGGCGATCTTCAGCGTCGACACCGAGGCGGTCTCCGCCGCCAACGGGCAGACCCTCAACACGGCCGAGCAGATCCGCGGCCTGACGGCGACGCTCACGGGCCAGCTCGCGCAGCTCGAGAGCACGTGGAGCGGCGCGAGCGCCGGCGCGTTCCAGTCGGCGCTCACGCAGTGGAAGAGCGCCCAGCAGTCCGTCGAGCAGGCGCTGGACAGCCTCGGCCGGGCGCTGGGCGTCGCGAGCGCGCACTATGCGGAGGCCGAGCGCCTGACCTCCGGGATGTTCCGCTGA
- the groL gene encoding chaperonin GroEL (60 kDa chaperone family; promotes refolding of misfolded polypeptides especially under stressful conditions; forms two stacked rings of heptamers to form a barrel-shaped 14mer; ends can be capped by GroES; misfolded proteins enter the barrel where they are refolded when GroES binds) — protein sequence MAKMIAFDEEARRGLERGLNTLADAVKVTLGPRGRNVVLEKKWGAPTITNDGVSIAKEIELDDPYEKIGAELVKEVAKKTDDVAGDGTTTATVLAQALVREGLRNVAAGADPISLKRGIEKAVKALSDELLAQAKEVESKEQIAATASISAADPAIGELIAEAIDKVGKEGVVTVEESNTFGTELELTEGMRFDKGYLNPYFVTDPERQEAVFEDPYILIANQKISNIKDLLPVVDKVIQSGKELVIIAEDVEGEALATLVLNKIRGIFKSVAVKAPGFGDRRKAQLQDIAILTGGQVITEEVGLKLENTDLDLLGRARKVIVTKDETTIVEGAGEAEQIEGRVTQIRREIENTDSDYDREKLQERLAKLAGGVAVIKAGAATEVELKERKHRIEDAVRNAKAAVEEGIVAGGGVALIQAGKSAFDGLALDGDEATGANIVKVAIEAPLKQIALNAGLEPGVVANKVADLPVGHGLNAASGEYGDLFAQGIIDPAKVTRSALQNAASIAGLFLTTEAVVADKPEKAAAPAGDPTGGMDF from the coding sequence ATGGCAAAGATGATCGCTTTCGACGAGGAGGCCCGTCGCGGCCTCGAGCGCGGCCTCAACACGCTGGCCGACGCCGTCAAGGTGACGCTCGGCCCGCGCGGTCGCAACGTCGTGCTCGAGAAGAAGTGGGGCGCCCCCACGATCACGAACGACGGCGTCTCGATCGCCAAGGAGATCGAGCTCGACGACCCGTACGAGAAGATCGGCGCCGAGCTCGTCAAGGAGGTCGCCAAGAAGACCGACGACGTCGCCGGCGACGGCACCACCACCGCGACCGTCCTCGCCCAGGCGCTCGTCCGCGAGGGCCTCCGCAACGTGGCGGCCGGCGCCGACCCGATCAGCCTCAAGCGCGGCATCGAGAAGGCCGTCAAGGCGCTGTCGGACGAGCTGCTCGCGCAGGCCAAGGAGGTCGAGTCGAAGGAGCAGATCGCTGCGACCGCGTCGATCTCGGCCGCCGACCCCGCGATCGGCGAGCTCATCGCCGAGGCCATCGACAAGGTGGGCAAGGAGGGTGTCGTCACCGTCGAGGAGTCGAACACCTTCGGCACCGAGCTCGAGCTCACCGAGGGCATGCGCTTCGACAAGGGCTACCTGAACCCCTACTTCGTCACGGACCCGGAGCGCCAGGAGGCCGTCTTCGAGGACCCGTACATCCTCATCGCGAACCAGAAGATCTCGAACATCAAGGACCTTCTGCCCGTCGTCGACAAGGTGATCCAGTCGGGCAAGGAGCTCGTCATCATCGCCGAGGACGTCGAGGGCGAGGCGCTCGCGACGCTCGTGCTGAACAAGATCCGCGGCATCTTCAAGTCGGTCGCCGTCAAGGCCCCCGGCTTCGGCGACCGCCGCAAGGCCCAGCTGCAGGACATCGCGATCCTGACCGGCGGCCAGGTCATCACGGAGGAGGTCGGCCTCAAGCTCGAGAACACCGACCTCGACCTGCTCGGCCGCGCGCGCAAGGTCATCGTCACGAAGGACGAGACCACGATCGTCGAGGGTGCCGGTGAGGCGGAGCAGATCGAGGGTCGCGTGACCCAGATCCGCCGCGAGATCGAGAACACCGACAGCGACTACGACCGCGAGAAGCTGCAGGAGCGCCTCGCCAAGCTCGCCGGCGGCGTCGCCGTCATCAAGGCGGGCGCGGCCACCGAGGTCGAGCTCAAGGAGCGCAAGCACCGCATCGAGGACGCCGTCCGCAACGCGAAGGCCGCCGTCGAGGAGGGCATCGTCGCCGGTGGTGGCGTCGCGCTCATCCAGGCCGGCAAGTCGGCCTTCGACGGCCTGGCCCTCGATGGTGACGAGGCGACCGGCGCGAACATCGTCAAGGTCGCGATCGAGGCCCCGCTGAAGCAGATCGCCCTCAACGCCGGTCTCGAGCCGGGCGTCGTGGCCAACAAGGTCGCCGACCTTCCCGTCGGCCACGGCCTGAACGCCGCCTCGGGCGAGTACGGTGACCTGTTCGCGCAGGGCATCATCGACCCGGCCAAGGTGACGCGCTCGGCGCTGCAGAACGCCGCGTCGATCGCCGGTCTTTTCCTCACGACCGAGGCCGTCGTCGCCGACAAGCCCGAGAAGGCCGCCGCTCCGGCGGGCGACCCCACGGGTGGCATGGACTTCTGA
- a CDS encoding cold-shock protein, with amino-acid sequence MTQGTVKWFNAEKGYGFITVADGSQDVFVHYSNIEMSGFRVLEEGQAVEFQVGAGQKGPQAEAVRPV; translated from the coding sequence ATGACCCAGGGCACCGTCAAGTGGTTCAACGCCGAGAAGGGCTACGGGTTCATCACCGTGGCGGACGGCAGCCAGGACGTCTTCGTCCACTACTCGAACATCGAGATGAGCGGCTTCCGCGTCCTCGAGGAGGGCCAGGCCGTCGAGTTCCAGGTCGGCGCCGGTCAGAAGGGTCCGCAGGCCGAGGCGGTCCGCCCGGTCTGA
- a CDS encoding LytR C-terminal domain-containing protein, whose product MPTSYPRDRFDDVPRQASRVGAHRAEQQRTPRGVVLLWALLATVVLTVAGIIGFLVLSQRATDLPEQPQATPTVAPVVDTTYTILVLNGTGTTGVAEQVASELVAAGWTQDMVLPSESSASDFPATTVYYASPEEEAAALGVAEAIGGARTEQSDQYANTDEDAKELTVVVGLDRVSAE is encoded by the coding sequence GTGCCGACCAGCTATCCCCGGGACCGCTTCGACGACGTCCCCCGTCAGGCCTCGCGCGTCGGCGCCCACCGTGCCGAGCAGCAGCGCACGCCGCGCGGCGTCGTGCTGCTGTGGGCGCTGCTCGCGACCGTCGTGCTGACCGTCGCCGGCATCATCGGCTTCCTCGTGCTGTCGCAGCGCGCGACGGATCTGCCCGAGCAGCCGCAGGCCACCCCGACGGTCGCTCCGGTGGTCGACACGACCTACACGATCCTCGTGCTCAACGGCACCGGCACGACCGGCGTCGCCGAGCAGGTCGCGAGCGAGCTCGTCGCGGCCGGATGGACCCAGGACATGGTGCTGCCGAGCGAGTCCTCCGCCTCCGACTTCCCGGCCACGACCGTCTACTACGCCTCGCCCGAGGAGGAGGCCGCGGCCCTCGGGGTGGCGGAGGCGATCGGCGGCGCGCGCACCGAGCAGAGCGACCAGTACGCGAACACGGACGAGGACGCCAAGGAGCTCACGGTCGTCGTCGGACTCGACCGTGTTTCGGCCGAGTAA
- a CDS encoding DUF3263 domain-containing protein gives MPLSDRDRALLDFESRWRVHGGAKEEAIRSELEMAPARYYQLLGRLIDSGDALAADPLLIGRLRRMRDARDAARSRIAG, from the coding sequence GTGCCCCTCTCCGACCGCGACCGCGCGCTGCTCGACTTCGAGTCCCGCTGGCGCGTGCACGGCGGGGCGAAGGAGGAGGCGATCCGCTCGGAGCTCGAGATGGCGCCCGCACGCTACTACCAGCTGCTCGGCCGCCTGATCGACTCGGGCGACGCGCTCGCCGCCGACCCGCTCCTCATCGGCCGCCTGCGCCGGATGCGCGACGCGCGCGACGCGGCGCGCTCCCGCATCGCGGGCTGA
- a CDS encoding DUF2332 domain-containing protein, protein MQTDERGAVAERFARFAREEAPGRSDTYLAWARTVSEDAELCDILARVPATHRQPPLVFAVTRMLGAPRETAGWSQFVRAHADAVVAECSARSLQTNEPLRCAALLPALCLVPGPIALLELGASGGLCLYPDRYAYRYGDTRLGASTVVLEAEVRGAPLPELALQDIVWRAGIDLQPLDARVPADRAWLEGLVWPEEHERAARIAAALDIVAADPPLLVPGDVADLDVVRAVAAQAPADATLVVTTPGVLPYVPRARRDALIAALTADAADPARVRAGGVRWITLDQPRLHDAWRPPIDADDWPGFALALDGRVLAAADPLGSWIDWRA, encoded by the coding sequence ATGCAGACGGACGAGCGCGGCGCGGTGGCCGAGCGCTTCGCGCGGTTCGCGCGCGAGGAGGCCCCCGGCCGTTCCGACACCTATCTGGCGTGGGCGCGCACGGTCTCGGAGGACGCGGAGCTCTGCGACATCCTGGCCCGTGTACCGGCGACGCACCGCCAGCCGCCGCTGGTGTTCGCCGTGACGCGGATGCTGGGGGCGCCGCGCGAGACCGCCGGCTGGTCGCAGTTCGTCCGCGCGCACGCGGACGCGGTCGTCGCCGAGTGCTCGGCCCGCAGCCTGCAGACGAACGAGCCGCTCCGCTGCGCCGCGCTGCTGCCGGCGCTCTGCCTGGTGCCCGGGCCGATCGCGCTGCTCGAGCTGGGCGCCTCGGGCGGCCTGTGTCTGTATCCGGATCGCTACGCGTACCGCTACGGGGACACGCGACTCGGCGCCTCCACGGTCGTGCTGGAGGCCGAGGTGCGGGGCGCGCCTCTGCCGGAGCTCGCCCTCCAGGACATCGTGTGGCGCGCGGGGATCGACCTGCAGCCGCTGGACGCGCGGGTCCCGGCGGACCGCGCGTGGCTCGAGGGCCTGGTGTGGCCGGAGGAGCACGAGCGCGCGGCGCGCATCGCGGCCGCGCTCGACATCGTCGCCGCCGATCCGCCGCTCCTCGTCCCGGGCGACGTCGCGGACCTCGACGTGGTCCGCGCCGTCGCGGCGCAGGCTCCCGCCGACGCGACGCTCGTCGTCACGACGCCGGGCGTGCTGCCGTACGTGCCCCGGGCCCGAAGGGACGCGCTGATCGCGGCCCTCACGGCGGACGCCGCGGATCCGGCGCGGGTGCGCGCGGGCGGCGTCCGCTGGATCACGCTCGACCAGCCCCGGCTGCACGACGCCTGGCGGCCGCCGATCGACGCGGACGACTGGCCCGGATTCGCGCTCGCGCTCGACGGGCGCGTGCTCGCGGCCGCCGATCCGCTCGGATCCTGGATCGACTGGCGCGCGTGA
- the msrB gene encoding peptide-methionine (R)-S-oxide reductase MsrB, translated as MSYNISKSEDEWRSELSPEQYAVLREAGTERPWTGELLDEERAGLYTCAACGSELFKSGTKFDSHCGWPSFYESIRPDAVQLLEDNSHGMERTEVRCANCGSHLGHVFPDGFGTPTGDRYCMNSLSLNFTPEESDAQSAPSA; from the coding sequence ATGTCGTACAACATCAGCAAGTCCGAGGACGAGTGGCGCAGCGAGCTGTCGCCCGAGCAGTACGCCGTGCTGCGCGAGGCCGGCACCGAGCGTCCCTGGACGGGTGAGCTGCTGGACGAGGAGCGCGCCGGCCTCTACACGTGTGCCGCGTGCGGAAGCGAGCTGTTCAAGAGCGGCACGAAGTTCGACTCGCACTGCGGATGGCCGAGCTTCTACGAGTCGATCCGCCCCGACGCGGTGCAGCTGCTCGAGGACAACAGCCACGGCATGGAGCGCACCGAGGTGCGCTGCGCGAACTGCGGCTCGCACCTGGGCCACGTCTTCCCCGACGGCTTCGGTACGCCCACGGGCGACCGCTACTGCATGAACTCGCTGTCGCTGAACTTCACCCCCGAGGAGAGCGACGCGCAGAGCGCGCCGAGCGCCTGA
- a CDS encoding nitroreductase family protein: MSALEAMRARRSLSKVTDEAPTHEELVELVSAAGRVADHKELRPWRLIELRGDDRLVLGRAIAKAEGKKGVYSKPLRAPLLIAVVASIRSKKVEAWEQEATAAGVAHALSLLLDEAGWGVFWRTGDYMRAKAVIKAHGLEKGERLLGWLYVGGKPERSRPLRGKTVDGERFLSRMPRKKG; this comes from the coding sequence ATGTCCGCGCTCGAGGCGATGCGGGCCCGCCGCTCGCTGTCGAAGGTCACGGACGAGGCGCCCACGCACGAGGAGCTCGTCGAGCTCGTGTCGGCCGCCGGTCGCGTCGCCGACCACAAGGAGCTCAGGCCCTGGCGCCTGATCGAGCTGCGCGGCGACGATCGACTGGTGCTGGGCCGCGCCATCGCGAAGGCCGAGGGCAAGAAGGGCGTGTACTCCAAGCCGCTGCGCGCTCCGCTCCTGATCGCGGTCGTCGCGTCGATCCGGTCCAAGAAGGTCGAGGCGTGGGAGCAGGAGGCCACCGCGGCGGGCGTCGCGCATGCGCTGAGTCTCCTGCTCGACGAGGCCGGCTGGGGCGTGTTCTGGCGCACGGGCGATTACATGCGCGCGAAGGCCGTCATCAAGGCGCACGGGCTCGAGAAGGGCGAGCGTCTGCTCGGCTGGCTGTACGTCGGCGGCAAGCCGGAGCGCTCGCGTCCGCTCCGCGGCAAGACCGTCGACGGCGAGCGGTTCCTGTCGCGCATGCCGCGCAAGAAGGGCTGA
- a CDS encoding DMT family transporter — protein sequence MSASSRSAARDRWGGVVALAAAIGVGVLTALQSRINGALGAELHNGIVAAVISFGTGLVLTIALSAALPSARAAVARLGRGIRARDIPWWLLIGGTAGAFTVAMQGLVVGVIGAALFTVGLVAGQTLSGLVLDRVGYSPAGVSAVTMPRVLGVALALTAVVISLTGGTVGDAPVWMLVLPVLVGAGLAWQQGTNGRLQVKTGSALAATLVNFIGGTFALVALAAVQVPQAGVAPLPASPWLYTGGALGVLYIFVSAALAPRIGVLLLSLGSVLGMLIGAFVLDRVWPPAVPPSPLRSAITVLVACVGVAIAAFGRRRVR from the coding sequence ATGAGCGCTTCCTCCCGATCGGCCGCGCGAGATCGATGGGGCGGCGTCGTGGCACTGGCTGCGGCGATCGGCGTGGGCGTCCTGACCGCCCTGCAGTCGCGCATCAATGGGGCGCTAGGCGCCGAGCTGCACAACGGGATCGTCGCGGCGGTGATCTCGTTCGGCACGGGTCTCGTGCTCACGATCGCGCTCTCGGCGGCGCTGCCGTCCGCGAGGGCGGCTGTCGCGCGGCTCGGCCGGGGTATCCGCGCACGCGACATCCCGTGGTGGCTGCTGATCGGCGGCACCGCGGGCGCGTTCACGGTGGCGATGCAGGGTCTCGTGGTCGGCGTCATCGGCGCGGCCTTATTCACGGTGGGGCTCGTCGCCGGGCAGACCCTCAGCGGACTCGTGCTGGACCGCGTGGGGTACAGCCCGGCCGGAGTGAGCGCCGTCACGATGCCGCGCGTCCTGGGAGTGGCGTTGGCGTTGACAGCCGTCGTGATCTCGCTCACGGGGGGCACCGTCGGTGACGCACCCGTGTGGATGCTCGTCCTTCCCGTTCTGGTGGGCGCGGGTCTCGCATGGCAGCAAGGCACGAACGGCCGGCTGCAGGTCAAGACCGGATCGGCGCTGGCCGCCACGCTCGTCAACTTCATCGGTGGCACGTTCGCGCTCGTGGCTCTCGCCGCGGTGCAGGTGCCGCAAGCAGGCGTCGCTCCGCTGCCGGCGAGTCCTTGGCTCTACACGGGCGGTGCGCTGGGCGTGCTCTACATCTTCGTCTCAGCGGCGCTGGCCCCGCGCATCGGCGTGCTTCTGCTCTCGCTGGGCTCCGTGCTCGGGATGCTGATCGGCGCTTTCGTCCTCGATCGCGTGTGGCCGCCGGCCGTGCCGCCGTCGCCTCTCCGGTCGGCGATCACCGTGCTCGTCGCATGCGTGGGCGTCGCGATCGCCGCCTTCGGGCGCCGCCGCGTCCGCTGA
- a CDS encoding DUF2975 domain-containing protein → MGKYVVLALQIVIALSLAGSLVVQTVILPLLWIDLEGEVLWGRIALITIAALWILGLQVCAVCIWRLLAMVRRGSVFSPAAFRWVDVIIGAIAFDAVVTFALAVLLAIGPTAPGVVALVCGASLVTAGVALLVVVMRRLLQQAMDRETEARTLRSELDEVI, encoded by the coding sequence ATGGGCAAGTACGTCGTCCTGGCGCTGCAGATCGTGATCGCGCTCTCGCTCGCCGGCTCGCTCGTCGTGCAGACCGTGATCCTGCCCCTGCTGTGGATCGATCTCGAGGGCGAGGTGCTGTGGGGGCGGATCGCCCTGATCACGATCGCGGCGCTGTGGATCCTGGGCCTGCAGGTCTGCGCTGTGTGCATCTGGCGGCTGCTGGCGATGGTGCGCCGCGGATCCGTCTTCTCCCCCGCCGCGTTCCGCTGGGTCGACGTGATCATCGGCGCGATCGCGTTCGACGCGGTGGTCACGTTCGCACTGGCGGTGCTGCTCGCGATCGGGCCCACCGCGCCGGGCGTGGTCGCGCTCGTGTGCGGGGCCTCGCTCGTGACGGCGGGTGTGGCGCTGCTCGTCGTCGTGATGCGGCGGCTGCTGCAGCAGGCGATGGACCGTGAGACCGAGGCGCGCACGCTGCGATCCGAGCTGGACGAGGTCATCTGA
- a CDS encoding helix-turn-helix domain-containing protein: protein MAIIVDVDVMLARRKMAVGTLAERVGITPANLAVLKNGRAKAVRFTTLDAICRVLECQPGDVLRWEPDAAPEAGAAEAGATTA, encoded by the coding sequence ATGGCGATCATCGTGGACGTCGACGTGATGCTCGCGCGGCGCAAGATGGCGGTCGGCACGCTCGCCGAGCGCGTGGGCATCACGCCCGCGAACCTCGCCGTGCTGAAGAACGGGCGCGCCAAGGCCGTCCGCTTCACGACGCTGGATGCGATCTGCCGCGTGCTGGAGTGCCAGCCGGGCGACGTGCTGCGCTGGGAGCCCGACGCCGCGCCCGAGGCCGGCGCGGCGGAGGCCGGCGCGACGACCGCGTGA